The nucleotide sequence AGTTTTTCTTCTGGCACCTCTAAGTAAGTAATTTTCAGCCTTATAGCTGGCTAATGTAAGAAAAGGTGAGGCAGACACGCAACATTGGATAATTACCAAGAATACTAAAAATCATTAAAAGAGGAATcatttaaagaaatttaatttaatttcacatATATTTTGCAAAGCACAATTAATAGGTTTTTGCTCAGACATACAACGTTTTCCACATAATAACTATTGCAATACATTGTGAAAAATCTTGACCTTTATCAATAAATCACTCACTTTAACTATACAGGTTTAATCGATAAACGTATGACTCAATGTTTACTAATAAGATGTAATTTGTAGCGGTTTGATTGCAAATATTCAGTCAATTAATCCAAGATATGCTAAGTAGAACTTTAGCTCACAAAATCTAGCTTGGAGTAAAGAAGAGAAAGGTGCAAATTACCAGATAAAAAAGCTATTACTATAATTTACTAAATCACTTAATTTGCAAGTAAGATCTTTATACGTACTACATTTCATTAGGGCCTACAAATATGCACCAAGAtttatttaagccccaaaGTATGCAATAAGTTTCTTCAAAATATTGCGCAACAACATGATATTGAAAAGTAATCCGATAGTTGAACAATGCACTTGAATGATTTCTTGGAAGCAAATAAAGAACATGATTTTTTAGAACTGATATTTATTGACCACAAAAAGATACATATTTTCATGATGAACATTTAAGATTGCAAACACGTATAACTACTTACACGATACTTTTCCCCCTTTTAATGCATTCTTATTACGTTctcgtatttatttattaatacaaaaatttcTCATGAATCAATGATAAAGCTGACGATTCTGCGAAGCCGCTTTATATCAGACATCTGCTAGAAATGGCCAAGAGTCAACATATTATCAAGATAAGTTCAAGGTTTTCTGGGAGAACGACATCAACTTTTGTGACCATAAACCACTTAACAAAAAATATCCATTCATTGCATTGAAGAACGACTGCGTCAGATGCCGGTTACATGGCAAATATTTGCAGTGTGCGATTGCAAGCTGCGGTTTTTTGTCCGGGGTTCTCGGAAATACCAATTGAGTCACCGTCTTTCCCAACGGCTTAGCACGCTTCAAGGCGGAGACTCGGTGGCCAATTAAAGCGATTTCGATCTGTGACTCCCATGACGCGTGCGCCGACGGAACTGACGTGCTCCGGCACCCGTTCCGAATAGCAAATGTATTAGATGGACTAATAGTAGTGGTGCCGAGAGCAGGTGGCCTCATAGAGCTTTGATGGGGAGCTTTGGGCCCGCTTCACTTTTACTTTCAGCGACAACAGGTGTTAGCCAAGGCCCGACTTGGCCGACCGAGGAAAGCCCTACAAGTGACGGGTTTACCCCTGAAAGAGAAGGTAGTGGTGATGCATTTGGTAAAATAAATTCGGGTTTTTTGTGTTTGGGTAAATTATTTCAAATATAACCGTATGAGGTATAAGACATATTAAACTTGAATCACAATTAGAACTTTTTTGTAAAGTAAATTCTcttctttttaatatttgtatgtTCCCAAAATACAACGGCGATTATAAATGTGAGTGTTATAAACTCAATGGAAAATGGATTTTTATAAGCCCCTATGAAACTCTTACACCGAAAAACAAAGACtactttttgaaataaaaagtcTGAGAGAGATAGTACAGTTCCACTTTCCTAGAACGAAAGAATTTAATTACCATTTTAATTACCAGAAAATGTCAATAATGTCAATGTGGTGTTCAAAAACAAATGTACAGATAGAAAGATGTTAAATTGTGGTCGTTTAGGAGGAATCTTGTGTatattttatacatatataataaatttttctTATTCAAACAATTCAAACATTTCGTTTACTATCAAATGTCTGACTTTTGCAGCGGAACAAACACTGATAGCGTTGTTTTAGAAAGCTGTAAGCTAAGCATCCAAAACATTATTGTGTGGTTGCTCAATTTACTTTAATACTTAATAATAAAACAGTAAAATGAAAATGCTATCAGTCTGCCGGAAATATAAAATTCCtactttaaaattttagaacCTTATTTTGACTTAATTGATAATTTGCTTGTTAAATGTCAAAAATGTCAGAACAAAATTATATCTGTTTTTTTAGTCCAAAATACTTTAATACTTAATATTAAAACAGTGGAGGAAATATAAAATTTCagctttaaaattttaaaaacattatttcGACTTAATTGATAACATAATACGATTTGCTTGCTACATGTCAAAAACGTCATAACaaaattgtatttgtttttttaatgcaaaaaaaaatctttatacAAATGAaagttaaaccaattttttagattaaacaaaaaatatgaaaaaaaaaaaaatcgttagaaagcaaaaaatttcaaaaaaatataaaaaacggTTGATGCCTTATATCCAAGAtccaaatttattttaatatttttgtaacatATTTTATATCATATTACAGTTTATTGAGCAACGTTTTTGTGCAAGTGTTAAATGATTCAGATTGTTGAAGATCATCgcttataataatgataataatgACTTTTAGACAAGATGCAATCTAATTTCATATTTATCTAACATTTCTTACTTCCTAAGTCAGTTTCCTGAGCAAGGTTTTTTTGCCAGTGTAGGATGATTCAGGCTCTTAAAGTTTTTCGTGAAGCAGGGGCAATTAGTAGCGCAGCGCATAAGGCAAGTCAGCTGTGATAAAGTCCGCTGGCTCTTCTCCAGCCGTCCCGCTCCCCCGATCGACGTCTCTCTCGCTCCAACCCGTCCCGCTCCCTGCCTCCCGTCTCGCTCTCTCGCGGCGCCCTCTCCCGCTCGCACTCTCGCAAGCTCCGCTTAAACCTGCACTTGTCAATTGTTTGGGGAGCTGGCAGAGTCGGTCTCTTGGGGCCCCTGGGTTCCGCTTTTCAGTTGCCTTCCAGACGAGCGCTCTCGCTGTCGTGTGTTCTCGATCGCGAGAAATCGAACCAGAAGTCGCATTCAGATAATACCTCTGGATCTCCCCGATATATGGAGATATGGTGAAACTCTGCGATCCGATCGGAAAATCCCAGCGCGCGTCTCTATACGACTTAAGATCAGTGGCAGATCCACAGATGGTTTGAGGTCCATAAAAGCGCAGGCCTCTCGCGATTTTCGTGTCACTCAAAGCCGGTCCTCAGAACCGAAAAGTTCAAGACCAAGACTTGGGACTACCCACTTGGATAAGCAAAAACATCCAATATTATAAAccgaattaaaatcaaaatcaagGGCTTTCATCGGCACCCCATCCGAAAACGGTTCCACTAAAGCGGCGAGAGCGAAACTAAAGTGAAAAGCAAACCGACTAATTGaagtgtctgtctgtgtctcgCAAACGTGCAAAGGAAACAAACAAAACGGAATAGGCAACATATCACAAAGAGCCCCgcacaaaatatttataaataaatacccACCGACGACAACTACGGCAACAGTAACATCAGCTACCAATATAAAAGCCCGGCATTAACATTTAGTCGTGCCAGTTTGTTTATTCTTTATATACGCAAAGCCCATAAAAAACTCAGATCAACAATAATatatcaacaacaacaacggcggTATAAAAAACAAAGTTGTAGCAATAAGAAAATTGGTATAAGCCTCTACCGATCCGTCAATCTCCTGCTGTATTTTAATCCCCGACGCAGACGGTCACCGTCCATAGAACATTTCTAACTAAATACCCACCTGATTAGCCTcaagatgatgatgatgacgccTATGTGGGTAACGCTGCTCAAAGTCCTGGTGGTATTTCTCGCCCTATTTACCTCGGTGAGCaattcttttcaaattttataACAGTCGAACCTTTATAACTCTAACATTACAATGTCAGTTCAATAttattttggaaaaattttgatatcaaaattttttggtaCTACCATTTCTTCAGAATGGAAGAATATGCTATAAAGTTTTAGTGTCCTaactaaaaaaacaaaagttgATTTTTTTATGTTACCCCAACTCTAGATAACTTGATTTTTTTCTGGGACAGGTGGTCGTTCCAGTTATGAAAGTTCGACTGTATTACTGTTGTTTTAGTGTTATCTTAATGTCTGCTTAACATAACTCTCATCGCATTGCAATATACTTCGGGCTTGGGCTATTACCTAATAAATCTCATCTTCGTTATAAGTAACTTTTGATTTTCCGTATATGTTATAGCATTTCCATAAGCCGAAGGGCATTTTCAAGTTTATATTTAGTCAGAGGCTGGAAACCTGTTAGCATTGCCAACTAGAAGTTATGTGCAATTTTCATTCTCTATATATTATAAATGCATATCATAGGCATTGCaataatattaattgacaTCAATAATGCCAGACGTTCTGCACACGACTTGTGAGGTAATTAACTGCCGACAAAAGGGATGATCATCGCTGTgagaaaatcaattaaattgaaataatGACATAGAATGTTAGGAAATTCGTTTTGAAAAGCGCCCCTAACTTTGTCTTCCAGGTTTTCCGTGAATTCCACACCGAACCGGTTCCAAAGATCGCTTTAAGTTCTGGCTAAGTTCCAATGGGTTCATGGAAAACCTAAAACAGTGATGGAAATATTATCTAATGTTTGTTTTACTTAGTTGCCTCAAACCAAAACGCTGATGAACGCGTTTAAAAAAAGGTTGATTGCTAACAGCTTGACAAGATTGGGAAAAACATTTTAGAGAAATAGTGACAGTTCTCAGGCAATAAAGTTCATGTGGGGTGGAACCTAAGATCGGGTTTTTTATCGGCCGGTTCTAATTTTGTTTTGGGGTAAAATCTTTCTAGAAAGTTAAAAGAGAAGAATGAGGAATAATAAAATGCCTTTATGGAAGTGTGCCATACACGAGATTAGAGACCATTATCGAGGTTTTGTTATACAAcagcttttttatttttaaatacttttcttTGTGTGCGTTGATAAAGTTGAGGACTTGTCaagctattttttttaaagcctTGATATTGTCGAAACATTAACTTATAATATTGctgttaaatttaaattgagaTCCGCTTGTACATTTCATTGGTctgttattattataatttcgGTCTGACATTCTCGCATGCTTCTGCTGATAACCAAATCGTATTCGATACGCCCCTTAAAGAATTCGGTTTGAGGTTGCAAAGTTAATTTTTGGGGAACACTCCGGATCCGCTGGAATTGTAAATTGAGATTTGGGAGATTGTACCTTATGGTTCAGGTCCTAACTCAACGTGACTAGGGAACCGTTGTCGAGCGAAAAACTGCGCTTGCCCGGAAAACAGCTGTTCAAACTTTTAAAATACGCAAATGTAGTGCCGACTATGAAGAGAGAGGCAAAATTAAGCGACCAACACCGACCCACGAATTTATACTACGTTGTCTTGGCAATGTTGATGAACCGCAAACAAAACTCTCACCTGTATCTTTCAGATAGTTTATATCAATATCGAAATAATGAAGCGTCAAGAAGCCGAGTTGAAGGCAGCGAAAGCAGAGGCAGACTATAAGGCCCTTTTGGCTTGCACGATGAAATCGGAGTCCGGAAGGTCAGGATGTTACCATTTGCAGGTGTGAGAACAGAGTCCCAGGGTGTCCTAGTCTTCGTATCCCAATACCAATACCCAAAATCCCAAAATCAATATGTGTCTGTGTGGTCAAAATTTCTGAACCGAGACTAAAGTCTTGTCTTTTTATTTCGCCATTTTCGCTACAGTACGAGGCCAAGGATTATGATGGTATCATCAAAGACCTATTTAAAATAACCAATGATGAAGGAGTTGTACTTTTTAATGTAAGTGTACCTGCACTTGGCTTAAGCATAGATCTTTGAAAATTCGCCTTTGACAGCCATAAAGCACGGGGagttttaaaattcaaattaccAAAAGGGTTATTTAAATTGGAATCCTGATTGatatttaactttattataatCTGGTTGTAGATTtagattaaaatattttttcatggAGAGCTAAATTAAAGGCGATTCACAGCTTCAAAGGCGAATTAGCGCTGCTTTCCCTTATATCTATATCGTCCATCTATTGCATCCCCATTTCATTGCTCATTCCATATATTGTTGGTTTGTTGGTTTGTGTTGTCTTTGTGCTTTTTTATGCCAATCGGATGAAGAGTAACACAAGCGAATTTTACCCGTACAGACAACGACCACGGACAGTGCATCCTTCATGCCCATACCCACCCAGCGGGGCGGTACGTCCCAGAGTCCGAATCGCAATCAGAAACACAATCAGAATCAGTCCCCGATCCCCGATCCGAACCGCCATTACCATCAGTATCACAGCCTGAGCCAGTCAGATCAAGATCAATACTTCAAAGTGCAGCGCTCCCCGGACGGCAAGCTGAATCTGGTCTTTAACGATACGTTCGTCTCTTTGCAGAATGTGAGTGCCGAGGTGCAGTCGGACCAGCCCCAGCATCTCCAGCGACACCCATCGGACAGTAAGTACCTCTCTTTATACATAGATTCTCAGTTACATTCGATACTATACTAACATGATATACAACTAACAACTAAATCGATCCCATACTCACTGGCCAACTGCCTTTGGCGCTTGCCTAATTTTAGCCTTTGTCTTCCCCGATTCCCCCCTAGCCACCTATCGGCCGCCCCTGACACCACCTCAGCCCCTGGTCAATGCCACCAATAGACTGAAGCCCTGCCGAAACAATAGCAGCGATCAGTTGAAGACCTTTTGCACGGAAGTGGACGACTATCCCAATTTGTCAAAGTTCAAAGTCAAGCTGGAGCAAACGTACGCCAAGTTCTTCATGAACAATGCCCAACCCACGGATGTGAGCTCCCGCGTGGGTGGGGACCCCGACGAGATGTACCTCTGCAAGAGCAACAGGAGGCTTATTTTTCCGAAGAAGGGCCAAAAGTCGGACAACACCTGGCAGTTGATCGTCAATGATGAGGAATACAAGCAGGGCATACAGATCGAAGAGTGCGAGTAAGTTGGATTTGCAAAATATTCATACCATTTTATTGTTTGTGGTTATTCATCTAAAATTTATTAAGCAAGAAAGGGTGTGACTTGccaaatcaaataaataaattttataagaATTTAAATGACAGATGTAAGAGTTATTGATTAATAACCTCAAGCataaattgtaaatttatCAAGAACTTCACATAATCCGATACTTTTTTTCCAGGGGAGATGGTAAACCCTGTGATTTTGCCAGCAACTTTCCGCAGCACTATCGTCCGATCTGCAAGCAGCACTACATACAGCAGACCCTGGTCAGTATTCAGGGTGACGACGTGGGTCAGGGGTCCTTTAAGATCCCATCCTGCTGCAAGTGCGCCCTGAAAATCCTGTGAATCTGCAGACTGGGAGTTCTCCAGTCGATTGTTGCGTAAATGTGATTTTGAGGTAAGACCACAATTTATTTGTACATGGAATTTGAAAAGGGGACAAGAACTGAAAACGACTAATTGGATCCTTGGGACCCGCAACGCATCACTTGACCAACTTGCGCAGGGTCCAGCCGACGGCGTAGAATCCCACCAGTTTCAGGGCCATGCCCTTGCCTTCGGCCTTCACCAGGCACTTGAACTTGTTCTCAAAATTTCCAACAGCGCGATCCATCGATGATATCAGCAAACAATTGTTGGCTcaacaaaaaatgttaaaatgtttattttttgaagaTAACTTTTTCAACGAATTCAAATATATTCAAGAGCGTTTGCTGTGATCGGAACAGACTGATTTTTAAGACTAAGACTGCAAGACAAACGATTCTCAACTGCTTTCGCCACTGGCCCCCTGACAACTAGATCTCAAAAATGCTTAATTCTTTTTATCTCTTCTCTTTGCAGCCTCAAGTTGCACCCATCACATAGAATGGCAGGCCAAACTATCCAGGGGTCGTTGAATTATTTTATAATCTGTACTTTTGTAGTTCCCCCACGCGCAcacaaaatacatttgtaaTCTGCTCTCGAGTGCAGAATCCACACATAGACTAATGTGCATATTAATTAAGAATTTAAAATCGAGTCACTGTAAACATATTCGTGTCATATATTCGTTTTTGGCTTCCTCGTCTAATGTCTAAGCTAGAAATGCATGCAATTAATTAGTCCTAGTATAtaaaaataccaacaaaaaaagaaaaaactaTCCATAAAATGTATGTTAAAGAAAGATAatgtaaaataaatgtatgcaaGTACATGACAGCAAAGTAAAGTTCTTTGAACCCATCGGCGAGTACCTGGTGGAcaatttatttgcttattaACCATAATTCGGTCCGCCCCGCAGCACAAACCAATTACACCCTAGTGAGTGTAAACACGTTCCCAGGGGTGGCTTTTCTTTTACCTTTCATCGGCATAAGGATAACATGCACCGCCTGCTTTGGCTTTGCTTTCGGTTTTGGAGTTCCAGAGTTGGCAGCGGGGCGTATGCGCGATGTGTCTTGGCACATGTAGAAATCAATACTATTTATCGATTCCAAAGACACAATAAACTATGTCAAAGTTACGGGCGAACAATGCGAATGCTTGTGGATTCCCTTTCGAATTCATTGTGGGCGGGCAAAGTGCCACCATTTAATTACTATTATTAGGTATCCATCCCGTTTGGGCAAAAACCAGTGTCGTGTCCTGGCCGATTGGGCACTGCCCAGGGTCATCAATCATGCACTTCCCCAATAGCCCCAACACCCGAGTCCATATCAATTAGCAAATATTCCTATATCCTCCCCAGTGgataatatatatatgcattGAGAGTTTGGGGTGCCCTTTGAAATGTACTTTTCCTCATTACGCCACTGGCTTTGGTCCGTGGATCGTGGTCACTTGACGTCCCTTCGTGTTCTGTACTGATTCACTGTGTAAAGAGATAGAACTTTGTAATCGAAGAAGACATACCTCGGTCATAAGGGGTATTTGTCATGCAGTAAATGCAGAACTTGTGCCTAACAAAGGATTACGCATTTTCTGTGACTCAAGGGGCCTTTAGATATGGTGGCTAAATCATTCAAAGAAAGGATTTTTATAATGTTTGTCACATTCCACGACAAAGGTGcttaaaaatatacatttaacACATAGTCATTAGGGaagtaatattttaaagttagatattaaatctttaaaatcaCTTATACAAGATAATACCAAGATAGTTCCTTTAATGAATGCGCTTccttgaattttattttatagttGTGTAGTTCTGACCAGACTTCTGACTGCTATACCATTTTGTAGGACCAATATACCCGAACCTTGAGAGATACGATGGAACAAACAACAATATGGACAACATGCAGGACAGTCAGACAGTGTCGGCGTTTTTCGGTGGGAACGGAAGGGAATTGGGCGAGTGGGTCGCTGTCGCTGCTATGGGGCTCGTAATTGCCGCAGCACATTTGCATGGCCGAAGGAGTTAATGGGGGTTGCCTGATTTGTTTGTTGGTAGTATTATTGCTATTGCCAGCTATGCCAGCCGTATTGTTGTTATTCGGTTGCTGGCGCAGGTGTATATCGGTGCCGTATAAATACGTTCTGTTGACGACGCCCGGGCTCCAATACGCCGGTAGTCGCTGCTTCAGACCAGTCGCAACAGACCCGCTGCACTGGCTCCACTTCGAGTCGATTTTTCCAGAGTTCTCCAGCTTTCGTTTGGGCCTCACATAATGCCAAATTATGCAACTGCCTGCTGTTGGCAGTGGGATTGagaatacaaaattaaaacattccGTGTAATGAGCCAGCGATAAACTGTTTTGCTGTTCCCACTTGCTCCCGAACTGTTCCCTGCGTCAGTCAGCAACATGTGGGCGCTGTGACGTGCATTCGGATGAGGCTTATCCCCCCGTTTAAGCACCAGCTCATTGATATGCCCTGGAGGGCCTAGGAAAATCACCAGTACTTTGTGTAAAACTAGCAGAAAAATCACACGGAATATGCATTAATCTTCGGAACTGCACTGGATTGACTGATTTACTGATTGACTCATGCGATGGCAATGGAGGATCGCAACCGCATCTGGACCACCGGCAACATCAATCATGGCTTCTTCGGGGACaatctgcagcagcagcaactgccaCTTCAGAGATTGCAGACACCGGGTGAGTTCAAATCACAATTTTCTTATTAACAATATATTCTATGGATTTGTGTGAACTCAATTCTGTTAAACTcactttaaataaaaagtttcGAAAAGTGACAAAGGAAAAGTAGGATAGTCGTTTCGTAAGATTTTTAATTGTAGTGCCTAATTTATGAAATGAATTCTATGCAAAAGAGTTACAGTACATTTGCAATTCAAAGGAACTTTAATTTTCTGGCCAGATTgcaatataaatataaatgtaattGACCAATTTCTTAAGTTGACAATGGTTTaaacataattaaaatgcTTTTCTCCTTTGtcaattaaaataagaaacaaatcTGGGAACTCAAGCATAAGGCAAgcttttccttccattttttaaTTACACCTAAGTTAGTCATAATTGCAAAGCCTTCAAAATTTTCTGCAATTACATTTCCAATGACAATTGTTTACGAGTAcatataaatgtttaaacgAGGCCTTTCTTAAGGTTATCAATATTATCGCGAACCCAAATTAGCAAAATGTGCCTTGCCTTAGTTTAATATAGCTATATAATTTGTCCCAGAAAATCTGTTTTAGGTTACATATGTAAACTAAAAATTGCAAAGGGCTAAGTAAGTTGTTCTTTATTGCGATATAAGTGAAATGCATTCGTAATTGAATGAGTCATGAACACGTACTTATTGGATGTTCATATAAATATCTGGTATAATAAGGCACTTTGTGGTACTTGAATCCGTCCAATAAGCAATTTAAATGGCTAACCGCAAAACTTTAAAGATCCGTTTGAGAAAACTACTGGACAGATTTACAAAGTGTGACGGGTTTTTTGAATCTACCGGAACAAGCCATCGTAATACGATCCGAAACTTTTATTTCTTAAGGTGATCAGCCAGTTCAAGGCCCATTTAGGAGTTCCAACCATTGCGTATTCCTTATGTTGTCCATCGTCCTGGGGTCGAAGAGTGCTATTGTCCTCGCCATCCGTTTCATTTCCAGAATATCCAATGCTGTTATCGTCCTCTTCTGCTGGTACCAcagtattttcattttctttttctGGAAGCGAAGAATCGAAAGCTCTTCTTGGCTGCCGTCTCCTATTGGCCCTCACTGCAACCCTTTGGGTTTTTGGTCTACCGGTGCTAGCCAATTCTCTAAACACCACAATGCGATCGTGCATGATGAAACCAACCATCATTAGAGCCACTACCATGAACACCAAACAGTCGAGAATGCTCGATATCATTTTGTAAGGTCTAGCGATCTTGGTCTCGAATCTCGCTGCCTCTTCGAAGATCTCGATTGTATTGTAGACATCGTCGGCCATTCCAAAAAGATTGGTCTCGATTTCAGATGTATTGAAGATTAGTTCGGATAAAGAGcgaaacattttttataggctttttttaatttttgaattttgtacATCTGACAAAGGACTGAAAGCTGTCAAATTTAAATAGTAATAATAGTAACATACAATCCGACATCATAGTTGGGAAAATGGCTTTTATATTACAGATCCCGataaattttagttttatcaAAACTGCTTTGAAGATTATACTGAACAACGAATGGTATAAGAGAAGTGAATTACTACCATTAGATGTTTGACCAACAGAAGTCTTACTGTGCTTATTTCGCATGCAAATTTGAGATCACGTAGTGCGGcttaatgggctttgattttttaaaatgggtTAAACTGCTGCCGGACACGCGAAATGTTTTGGGGCCATTGAACCGGACGTTGTCACCAGTTCCTAACGCCCGTTGTCTGTGGCTATGTAAATATATGGCCATGCAGTTCTGCATTCGTAGGACGTTTCCAGTGACAGGTGTATGCATTAGCCAGGCGATTAGGGACACCCAGCGGAGTGGAATGGGCTCACCTGTCCAATGACGACATGGACAGGGACGGCAAATTGCGCCAGATCAAGATAAGATGGTATACACGAACGACGACGAactgctgtgggggtggttgGTGTTGGGGGGACAAACAAAATTGACAACATTTGACTAATTAGTGTTAATAAAACGTGTCTCTCTGCCTATAAAACTTCGATTGAAATCCATTTCTCAAATCTGATTGCACCTGGTCGAACGCCAATTAGTACTCAGTCTTTTGCATTGTAATCAAAGATGGTTAAAATCCAACTACAGGTAACCTCAGCCTTCTATCGGCACCGATTCGAGCCAATGGCAGTGGCAATGGAAACGCCAATGCCAATGGAAATGGACATGGACCCAGTTCAGCCACTGAGAGTGCGAATGGAAAACAACTGCCCTATGAGCCCATATCCCCCAATCTAATTGGCATACAATCCAAGTGAGTGAACTACCATTAACTTTTCTGTTGTCTTGTATTCTAATGATCTGTTCTCTTAGGTTTCGTAGGAGTTACTACCACAAAGTGGTTCTAGGTGGACTCCTGGCTCTAGTAATCATTCTGCTGATAGCAATCATAGTCGTAAGCGTAGGCCGTGAGTATTTGAAACCCTTTTTACGTATACCTAGACTTAGTAATTAAAACCAGATTCTAGCATACGATTTAAGGCGATTTTTGGTTGTTAAAAAAAGAGTTATGTTAAAATTAATTGATATAATAAAAACTTACCTCTATTTCCAATTTTCAGTTAAGAAATCCAGCTCGATTTGCCGGAGCAAGGAGTGCATCCGCACAGCGGCCAGCCTCATCTATGCGATGGACGAGCAGACTGATCCCTGCGAGGACTTCTACCAATTCACCTGCGGCAGGTGGGCCAACGAGCATCCGCGTCCGGATTCGGTGACCTCGAACGATTGGTTCCGGGAGCGACAGGCACACATAATGCGCGTG is from Drosophila suzukii chromosome 3, CBGP_Dsuzu_IsoJpt1.0, whole genome shotgun sequence and encodes:
- the spz gene encoding protein spaetzle isoform X10 — translated: MMMMTPMWVTLLKVLVVFLALFTSTTTTDSASFMPIPTQRGGTSQSPNRNQKHNQNQSPIPDPNRHYHQYHSLSQSDQDQYFKNVSAEVQSDQPQHLQRHPSDTFVFPDSPLATYRPPLTPPQPLVNATNRLKPCRNNSSDQLKTFCTEVDDYPNLSKFKVKLEQTYAKFFMNNAQPTDVSSRVGGDPDEMYLCKSNRRLIFPKKGQKSDNTWQLIVNDEEYKQGIQIEECEGDGKPCDFASNFPQHYRPICKQHYIQQTLVSIQGDDVGQGSFKIPSCCKCALKIL
- the spz gene encoding protein spaetzle isoform X11; amino-acid sequence: MMMMTPMWVTLLKVLVVFLALFTSTTTTDSASFMPIPTQRGGTSQSPNRNQKHNQNQSPIPDPNRHYHQYHSLSQSDQDQYFKNVSAEVQSDQPQHLQRHPSDTTYRPPLTPPQPLVNATNRLKPCRNNSSDQLKTFCTEVDDYPNLSKFKVKLEQTYAKFFMNNAQPTDVSSRVGGDPDEMYLCKSNRRLIFPKKGQKSDNTWQLIVNDEEYKQGIQIEECEGDGKPCDFASNFPQHYRPICKQHYIQQTLVSIQGDDVGQGSFKIPSCCKCALKIL
- the spz gene encoding protein spaetzle isoform X8, producing MMMMTPMWVTLLKVLVVFLALFTSIVYINIEIMKRQEAELKAAKAEADYKALLACTMKSESGRSGCYHLQYEAKDYDGIIKDLFKITNDEGVVLFNNVSAEVQSDQPQHLQRHPSDTFVFPDSPLATYRPPLTPPQPLVNATNRLKPCRNNSSDQLKTFCTEVDDYPNLSKFKVKLEQTYAKFFMNNAQPTDVSSRVGGDPDEMYLCKSNRRLIFPKKGQKSDNTWQLIVNDEEYKQGIQIEECEGDGKPCDFASNFPQHYRPICKQHYIQQTLVSIQGDDVGQGSFKIPSCCKCALKIL
- the spz gene encoding protein spaetzle isoform X14 — encoded protein: MMMMTPMWVTLLKVLVVFLALFTSNVSAEVQSDQPQHLQRHPSDTFVFPDSPLATYRPPLTPPQPLVNATNRLKPCRNNSSDQLKTFCTEVDDYPNLSKFKVKLEQTYAKFFMNNAQPTDVSSRVGGDPDEMYLCKSNRRLIFPKKGQKSDNTWQLIVNDEEYKQGIQIEECEGDGKPCDFASNFPQHYRPICKQHYIQQTLVSIQGDDVGQGSFKIPSCCKCALKIL
- the spz gene encoding protein spaetzle isoform X12 is translated as MMMMTPMWVTLLKVLVVFLALFTSYEAKDYDGIIKDLFKITNDEGVVLFNNVSAEVQSDQPQHLQRHPSDTFVFPDSPLATYRPPLTPPQPLVNATNRLKPCRNNSSDQLKTFCTEVDDYPNLSKFKVKLEQTYAKFFMNNAQPTDVSSRVGGDPDEMYLCKSNRRLIFPKKGQKSDNTWQLIVNDEEYKQGIQIEECEGDGKPCDFASNFPQHYRPICKQHYIQQTLVSIQGDDVGQGSFKIPSCCKCALKIL
- the spz gene encoding protein spaetzle isoform X9, whose product is MMMMTPMWVTLLKVLVVFLALFTSIVYINIEIMKRQEAELKAAKAEADYKALLACTMKSESGRSGCYHLQYEAKDYDGIIKDLFKITNDEGVVLFNNVSAEVQSDQPQHLQRHPSDTTYRPPLTPPQPLVNATNRLKPCRNNSSDQLKTFCTEVDDYPNLSKFKVKLEQTYAKFFMNNAQPTDVSSRVGGDPDEMYLCKSNRRLIFPKKGQKSDNTWQLIVNDEEYKQGIQIEECEGDGKPCDFASNFPQHYRPICKQHYIQQTLVSIQGDDVGQGSFKIPSCCKCALKIL
- the spz gene encoding protein spaetzle isoform X13; the encoded protein is MMMMTPMWVTLLKVLVVFLALFTSYEAKDYDGIIKDLFKITNDEGVVLFNNVSAEVQSDQPQHLQRHPSDTTYRPPLTPPQPLVNATNRLKPCRNNSSDQLKTFCTEVDDYPNLSKFKVKLEQTYAKFFMNNAQPTDVSSRVGGDPDEMYLCKSNRRLIFPKKGQKSDNTWQLIVNDEEYKQGIQIEECEGDGKPCDFASNFPQHYRPICKQHYIQQTLVSIQGDDVGQGSFKIPSCCKCALKIL
- the spz gene encoding protein spaetzle isoform X15; this encodes MMMMTPMWVTLLKVLVVFLALFTSNVSAEVQSDQPQHLQRHPSDTTYRPPLTPPQPLVNATNRLKPCRNNSSDQLKTFCTEVDDYPNLSKFKVKLEQTYAKFFMNNAQPTDVSSRVGGDPDEMYLCKSNRRLIFPKKGQKSDNTWQLIVNDEEYKQGIQIEECEGDGKPCDFASNFPQHYRPICKQHYIQQTLVSIQGDDVGQGSFKIPSCCKCALKIL